The DNA region TCTTTTTGAATTGTAACAGCTTCAACATTTAAATCACCGTGAATTGCAGTTACTTCGGCTGGAGTAATTAAATTAATTTTACCTAAATGCTTTAATTCTTTTACTTTTTCTACAGAATCTAAAGCGCCACGAAACTCGTTTCTTCTGTGAACTAAAGTAACTTCTGAAGCTATGTTTGCTAGAAAAATACTCCAATCTAAAGCTGAATCGCCGCCACCAGAAATCACCACTTTTTTATCGCGATACACTTCTGGATCTTTAATCATATATTCTACACCTTTATCTTCAAAAAATTCTAAATTATCTATGATTGGTTTTCTTGGCTCAAAACTACCTAATCCACCAGCAATTGCAACTACTGGTGCATGATGTTTTGTGCCTTTATTAGTGGTTACAATAAACGAACCGTCTTCTAATTTCTCTATAGTTTCTGCGCGTTCTCCTAAGGTAAAACCAGGTTCAAACTGTTTGCCTTGCTCTAATAAATTTTTAGTCAAATCGCCCGCTAAAATTTCTGGGAAACCAGGAATATCATAGATCGGTTTTTTTGGATAAATCTCTGAACATTGTCCACCAGGTTGCGCTAATGCATCTATTAAATGGCATTTTAATTTTAATAATCCTGCTTCAAAAACA from Mesoflavibacter profundi includes:
- a CDS encoding NAD(P)/FAD-dependent oxidoreductase, producing the protein MIKTDILIIGAGPTGLFTVFEAGLLKLKCHLIDALAQPGGQCSEIYPKKPIYDIPGFPEILAGDLTKNLLEQGKQFEPGFTLGERAETIEKLEDGSFIVTTNKGTKHHAPVVAIAGGLGSFEPRKPIIDNLEFFEDKGVEYMIKDPEVYRDKKVVISGGGDSALDWSIFLANIASEVTLVHRRNEFRGALDSVEKVKELKHLGKINLITPAEVTAIHGDLNVEAVTIQKDDENIRLETDHFIPLFGLSPKLGPISNWGLEIEKNAIKVDTLDYQTNIPGVFAIGDVNTYEGKLKLILCGFHEATLMCQSAYKIINPGKKYVLKYTTVSGIDGFDGTRKEAPKPVVQAID